From Verrucomicrobiota bacterium:
ACCGTGGGTCGTTAAACCCGTTGTTGAAACGATGCACGGGGGAGGGAAACAATGGCCGTTGGTTAGTCCTGCCACAACTCCGTTGGAGTTGGAAAGCCCTGAACCCCATACCCAAGGTAGGTTCGCGTCCCCGATACCCCAGCGCGAACCAACCTTGGGCTGGAGGACGCAATTCCGTTGGAATTGTGGCGCGTATCCCGGTACACGATCTGCCGCAACCCGTACCGGGTAGGCGGGGAATCGGGGGCGCGGAACCAGGGTAGATTGCGCCCCCTTCGCCCCCGCAACCAACCCTGGCCTTCGCTGACGCAATTCTTTCAGATTTGTTTCCCCGCCTCACCCGCCGCCGACTGCGGGGTTTGATCGTAGGTAACGAGACTCAAACTTTCCGGATGGTTATTGGTTTCCCTTATTAAAATTTGAGACTTACGTCGTCTGCTACGGGGTTCGACTATGGCAACAATTCCGTCCAAACTTCGGTTCCTTCATCCTGACCATCCTGGCTTGTGTCTTGACCTGTCGGGTCCCGTTGTTTTGCCATGTCTGGCCCCCATTTTTTACCCGCCATTTTTCTGCCTTCCATCTCCCATCTTCTTCACATTTTTCTGCCCGAAAATAATTCTGCAAAATCGGCTTCATTCCGCATTTGTTGCTTTGCTTAATCATTCCGCAATCCGCAATCCGCATTCCGAAATCGAGTGTTCCGCATTTGAATCATTCACTTCCGGGCTGGACGGTTCTCAACGCCAAAAACTTCTGGATTGTAACTGGGGGGAACTTGCGGCATACCTACTGTCAAACCTGACGTGTGCCGGTTCGACGGATGGCAGGGCAAACCGGTGGTGACGGCGGGAGGTGGCTGGCGGCCTGGTTGGCGCTCCTGGTCTTCAAAACCAGTGTGGGGCTCAACAAAGTCCCGGGTGGGTTCGATTCCCATCCACCTCCGCCAAGGTTTGGTTGGTTCTGATATGCAACGCATCGCGCAACCGCCGATTAATCCCGTGCGACGGGATTCGGAGCATCATGACTTTTTGCCGGGGTTTATCCCGGCGGTTATTGGTGCGCTGCTGCTTTTCATTGGCAGCCGCCACTTGACCAGCCTGGATACCACGGCGGGCAACTCCGCCTGGGAGACGCAATTGGTGAAGGCCATCGCGAACAGCGGACTTCAGATTGTGCCACCCGCGCCGCCGCCTGATCCCGCGTCCTTGGATGACCCGGTCAAGGCGGCCGCCGCGTTTCAGCAAATGGACCAGCAATTTGCCCAACCATACAAACTAAAATACCGAATCAACACCGGCGCCAAGGCCGCCTGTCCCACGTGAGTAAAGTAATCTTTTTCAGCCACATGGCGTGGCTGACCCTTTAAAATGGATTGCCCCACCCCAGGTCCAGCCTGCCCGAGTCAAGTCACGCCGCCGGTTCCCGGCAGGAAGCGTGAATTGTTCGCCAAGCTGTTGCAGGTGCGGCATTGGGTGCAACTGGCGTTCACCGGTCTTTGGCTGGCTCCGCTGGGAGAATGGATGCAACGGGTTCCCGGCTGCGTGTTTCATTGTTATTCCTGCCCGTGGTCATCGGTGTCCTGTCCGGTGGGGATTGCGGCGCAGTACGCCGCGTTGTTTCCGGTGGCGTTGGAAATTCCCTATCTGCTGTTGGGGGTGTTGCTGGTGGTGGCGGCGGTGAGCGGGTCGCTGGTGTGCGGGTGGGCGTGTCCGTTCGGTTTTTTGCAGGATTTATTGGGCAAACTCGTTCCACGAAAACTCCCCATGCCGGGCTGGCTGGGCTATTTTCGCTACGTGGTGCTGGTGGGATTGGTGCTGTTATGGCCGGCGATTTTGGGTTATCAGGGCATTCCCTTTGAGCATCAAGTTGTCTCTATCTGTCGTTGGTGCCCCGCCGGAGCGCTGGAAGCGGGGGTGCCCTACTCGATCAGCAGTGTGCTGGATGGCCATGGCTGGCTGATGAGTGGTCTCAAGACCGGCATTCTGGTGGTGTTTCTGCTGTTATCCGTGGTATTCCTGCGTCCGTGGTGCCGGATTTTCTGTCCCCTCGGCGGCTTCCTGGCACTGTTCAACCGTTTCAGTTTATTTCACTTGCAGTTCAAAGGCTCCGAATGCAAGGAATGCAACTTGTGCCGAAGCCATTGTGCGGTCGGCGTGAAAGTGGATGAAAAAATCAATGTGACCGGATGTATCCGCTGCCTGGAATGCACGCGGTGCGGCGCGGTGGATCCGGCGTTTGCACTGCCAGAGAAAGCGGCTGAGCAAGCGCATGCCGCGCCGAAATAAATGGTTTCCAGCGGCAGTAATTTGATTAGACTGATTCCATGATTAGAAACGCAACGAGTTGCTTGGCATGGGTGACATTTTTGTTGGTTGGTACTGGCCATTGCGGCGGCGCTGATTGGCCGGCCTGGCGTGGCCCCGCCGCCAATGGCAGCACGGCGACCGGGAATTACCCCACGCGTTGGACGCCGGAAACGGCGACTTGGAAAATTGGTTTGCCGGGCAAGGGGACTTCAACGCCGATTATGTGGCAAAACCGGATTTATCTCACCACGCCGGCGGATGGTCAGGATGCGGTATTGGCGCTGGACCTGAGCGGTAAACAATTATGGTTGGCCAAGTTTGGGGCGGCCAGCCAGCCAAAGCACAAGACGCTGGCATCCAGTTGCAACGCCTCGCCGATCACCGATGGCAAGGGTATTTTTGCCACGTACCGCAGCGGGCGGGTGGTGGCGCTGGAACTGGATGGCAAGACCCGCTGGGAAATCAATTTGGACGAGCAGTTCGGGCCCGAGAAACTTTTCTGGGATCGGGGCAGTTCGCCGGTATTGACTGAGCGGGACGTTCTCCTTACGCGTATGCACCACGGAGAATCCTGGGTGGCGGGATTCGACAAGGCGACAGGCAAACAGCGGTGGTTGCAGAAACGGAATTATGAAGTGCCGTCTGAAAATGACAATGGTTATACCACCCCCCTGTTTTTCGAGTACAAAGGCCGCCAGGCATTCTTGCTATGGGGGGCGGAACACGTGACCGCTCATGCCGCCACGGATGGCGCGTTGCTGTGGTCGTGTGGCGGCTTTAATCCAAAGGGAACGATTAACTGGCCGGCCATCGCCACGCCTGTTATCCAAGGCGGCATCGCCGTGGTGCTGGTGGGCCGGGATGACCGGGGGCAGGCAGGGGTTCAGGGAATTCGGATTGACGGCAGCGGCGACGTCTCCGCCACGCACCGGGTCTGGCAGCGGGACGATCTCGGCGTGTTTTGCAGCACCCCGGTGGAGTATAAGGGCAAAGTCTATCTTTTGCGCCATCGCGGTGGAGTCGTCTGCCTCGACCCGGCTACCGGCAAATCACTCTGGGCCGATGAGCTGCCGCGCGGGACCGGCAGTTACTATTCATCGCCAGTGATTGCCAATGGGATTTTATATGCGGCCCGCGATGACGGCATGGTTTTTGCCGCCCGAGTGGAGGATCATTTTCAGTTGCTCGGTGAAAACCCCATGGGCGAGCGCATCGTTGCTTCGCCCGTGCCGGTTAATAATGGGCTTCTCCTTCGGGGCGACAAAAACTTGTTTTTGATTGGGGTAAAAGCGCAATAATTTCCCCGCCAGCTCAGCGCAATTTTCCAATGGCCGTAAGGATGCCGTGCAGCAGTGCGTGCGGATTGGGTGGACAACCGGGGATATAGATATCCACGGGAATCACCTGGTCCACCGCGCCAAGCGTGGCATAGTTCCGTCCGAAAATCCCGCCGCTACATCCGCAAGCGCCGACGGCCACCACGAGCCGGGGATCGGGGGTGGCATCGTAGGTTTTCTTCAAGGCCAATTCCATGTTGCGCGTGACTGGGCCGGTCACGAGCAGCATATCCGCATGACGCGGGGAGGCGACGAAATGAATGCCAAAGCGTTCCAAGTCGTAGATGGGGTTGTTCAAACCCACAATCTCAACTTCGCAGCCATTGCAGGACCCGGCATCCACCTCGCGGATATGCAGGGAGCGTCCCAGCACTTTCTGGGTGCGTTCCTTCAAGGCTGCGCCAATGGCTTGCAGCCCCTGATCCATGGCCGGGCTCGGAGTGGTGGGGCCAGACGTCAAGCTGGTCTGGGAACCATCCTTTGCCAGTGCGTATTGGGCGATTTGGTACAAGTCGGCGCGCTTGGATTTGGCCAGTTCGCAGCGATTGGTCAGGTGGATGGCCGGCTCCACCTCCGCGCACAGCCCGCAGAAAATACATTTGGCCAGATCAAAGGTCACCGTGCGGTTACCCCGGTTATCCACGCAGGCAATGGCTCCGGTGGGGCAGATGGCTGCGGCGGGGCGCGCGTCCCGCCATTGGGCAAAGGCGATTTCCGGCAGCCCGCGTGCGATGGGCGAGACTTCGGCAGGTTGCTGCGGATAATCGCTGGTAACCACGCCCACCCGGAGACTGTTGTTAAGCACCTTAAACATGGCGGCGGGGATGTGGGTTAGCGGTCATTGCCGGAATAGGAAAGGTTGAAGCTCTTGTTGACCACGGGGAAATCCGGCACGATGTTGCCGAGGATGGCCTCGCTCATGGCTGGCCAGTTTTGCAGCGACGGGTCCTTGATTTTGCAGCGTTGCAGGCGGTTGTCCGGGCCGGTGCGAATCCAATGGAAAATCTCGCCGCGCCAGCCTTCCACGTAGCCCAAGGCCATACGGTCTGGCGGCAGGTTTTCGATTGGCTCAAACAGTTTTCCCTCCGGCAGGTTGGGGACGAGTTGGCGGAGGATGGAGATGGATTGGCCGACTTCCTCAATCCGGATTTCCATGCGGCGGGCGACATCTCCCTCGCCATAGACCGGCACATGAAAGCGCACCTGGTCATACGCGGCGTGCGGGAAGTCACGGCGCAAATCATGGTTGAAACCCGAGGCGCGCCCGGCGACACCGACAATGCCAAGATCACGCGCGATGCCCGGCTTGAGAATGCCGGTGGTTTCCAGGCGTTCACGCGTGGAGGCGGACGCCTGGATCATTTCGATCACGGCATTAAAATCAGGCTCCAACTCATCCAAAAAGCGTGTCAGGGCACGACATTGATCCGCATTGAAATCGAACCGCACGCCGCCCAATCGCGCCATGCCCCGCAAAAGGCGATTGCCCGTCAACGCCTCGTTCAGGCGCAGGGTTTTCTCCTTGAGCCGCATGGCGTGGGCATTGCCCGTCACAAAGGCCACATCGGTGGCAATTGCCCCAATGTCGGCAATATGATTATACAGGCGTTCCAGTTCAAGGCAGACGGTGCGCAACGCACGGGCCCGGGGCGGGGCATCCACGTCGGCAGCGCGTTCCACCGCATGACAAAACGCGGTGGCGTGCGCGAAGCTGGAATCACCGGAGATGCTTTCGGCCAGGCGCACGGCATGAGTGACGGGCAGGCTTTCAAAGCGTTTTTCGATGCCTTTGTGGACATAGAACAGGCGTAACTGCAGGTAGAGCACCGGTTCGCCGGCGACACTGAAAAGAAAGTGGCCCGGCTCAATGATGCCCGCATGGACCGGTCCCACCGGCACTTGGAACACGCCTTCGCCCTCCACCGTGCGAAATTTATGGCGCTCCCCTTGAAACGGGGGAAGCTGCGTTGCCAGATCAAAGTCCTTGCGCAACGGATGGACATCCGGCCAGTCGTCATGCAAGGCGCAACGGCGGGGATTGGGATGCCCCACCAACTTCAGCCCGAACATGTCCTGGATTTCCCGTTCCTGCCAGTTGGCGGCGGGGACGGCGTTGGCCAACGAGGGGAACTCGAGATTGTCTGGTGAGACCGGCGCCTGCAAAATGAAAAAGCCGTGTGCCGAATCCACGGCGAACACGTAATTGACCAGGTACGATTTTTCCGCTTCCCGCCGATCTTCCGCGAACACGCCGACCAGGCGCGCCTCCCACTTTTTATAGAGGTAGGCGCAGATGCCGCCGACGAGGTCCATGGACACGCGGAGATAGACTTCGTTGTGCCGCGCAACGAAGGTGGATTGGAGGCGGGCGTGGAACCGGGCGGTGACGTCGTCAAAAACGGGTTGGAATGCGGCAAGCATACATTCTCACGCGCCCAGGCCGCGTTCAGGGGCCGACGATCATATCGGCCACGGTGCGGTTGGACGGGATGAACGGCATGACGTGCTCCGTGTAAGGCACAATGACATCCAGCACGTACGGTTCATCCGCATCCAACATGCGCTGGATTGCGCCGCGCAGTTCGCTCTTGTACATCACGCGTTCGCATTTGACGTTGAACCCTTTGCAGATGGTGACGTAATCCGGGTAAATGTTGGCGCGTTTCAGCGGGTCGCCCAGGTAGGTGTGGCCGCGGCGTCCGTGGTAGAAACGGTCTTCCCATTGCACCACCATGCCCAAGTGCTGGTTGTTCAGGATGACGGCTTTGGCGTTGATCTTCTCGATGTGCGCCATCGCCAGCTCCTGCACGTTCATGAGGAAGCTGCCATCGCCATCAATGTCAATCACCTGGCGATCCGGAAAAGCCACCTTGACGCCGATGGCGGCTGGGTAACCGAAGCCCATGGAGCCAAGGCCGCCGCTGGTGATGAACTGGCGCGGGTGCTTGCATCGGTAATATTGCCCGGCCCACATCTGATGCTGGCCGACCCCGGTGGTGATGATGGCATCGCCCTTGGTCATCTCCCACACCAGATCCACGATGTGCTGCTGCAAAATGATTTCCTTCTCCTTGCCGACCAGATGATCCTTCATGTGATCCGAACTGACCACTTCTTCCGTCACGCGATAGGCGAAGGGCGCCTTCTTCTTCCACAGGTCAATCTGCTGGTGCCAGGCGGCGTTCTTCTTGGCGGCCACCCGCTGCTTTTGCAATACCACCAGGCGGGCTAGGGCGTGCTTGATGTCGCTTTCGATGGCGAGGTTCGCCCGGCGGTTCTTGTTGTGCTCGGAGCGGTCCACATCAATATGAACAATGGTGCCACCCTCGCAAAAACTCTCAAATTTACCGGTGACGCGGTCATCAAAGCGGGCCGCGAAGGCCAGCAGCAAATCCGCGCCATTGGCCAGTTTGGTTACCCGTTCGGAGCCGTCCGGCAGTTTTTCCTTCTTAAATTCACCACTCACCGCCCAGTTGGCGTAGGCGGCCCCGTGCATGCCCAGCCAGCGCAGGGAGAGCGGGTGCTCTTCCGGGAAACCACCGATACCCATGAGGGTGGTGGTCACCGGGATGTTTGTCAGTTCGGCGAAAGCCAGTAATTCCTTGCTGGCGCCACCGCTGACGATGCCGCCGCCGCAATAGATCACCGGACGATCCGCCTTTTCGATCAAGTCCAGGACTTTGAGCAATTCCGCGTCCTCGGCGTTGCGCGGTCCGGGGTAGCCCGGCAAATCCAGTTTGTCCGGCCATACGGGTATGGCTTTGGCTTGCTGGATATTCTTGGGAAAATCAATCAGGATGGGGCCGGGCCGTCCGCTGGTAGCGATATGGAATGCCTCTTTTACGATGCGCGGGATATCATTGATGTCGGTGATTAGATAGCTGTGCTTCACGATCGGCAGGGTGACGCCGAACATGTCGGTTTCCTGAAACCCGTTCCGGCCAATCATGGATTGGACCACCTGGCCGGTGATGCAAATCAGCGGGACGGAATCCATATAGGCATCTGCCAGCGCCGTAACGAGGTTGGTGGCGCCGGGGCCGCTGGTGGTCATGCACAGCCCGGCTTTGCCGGTCGCGCGCGCGTAACCGCTGGCCGCGAAAGAACCGCCCTGTTCGTGCCGTGGCAGGATGGTGCGAATCTGGCTGGAATGGGTCAGCGCCTGGTGCAGTTCCATGCTGGCGCCGCCCGGATAGGCAAAAATCACCTCAACGCCCTCGCGTTCCAGGGCGGCCACAAAGATTTCACTGCCCTGCATCAGGCGGTTTTCCGGTTTCGGCGCGGGCGCCGGTTTCTGTTTCGCTTTGGTTCGGACTGTTTTGCTCATCGCTCGATTATGTTTTGTACAACTGACGGTCGCAAGCTAACAAAAAACCCACGACTGTCGCCAGCCGTGGGTTCTTGTCGAAATCGTTCGGTTACGTTCGGCAAGCACGCACGGCGTCGTCGGGTACGACGACTACCAGCACCAGCAGTTGCGGAACGTTTTCGTTCATTACGAGGGCTAAAGTAGGCCATGAGCCCGGTTGGGTCAAGCAGATTTCAAACTTTCAGAAAACTTGACTTGCATCAAGAACAACCCGGTGGATGCGTGTACGTTACACCCATATTCGCTGCGGGCAAATGGCACCGGGCAAGTGACAGTCAACCTTAACAACGAAAGTGACCTTAGATTATGTTTTGCTATCAATGTGAACAAACCTCGCGCGGCCAGGGATGCCGCGATTTATCCGTCTGCGGCAAGGATGAGACCTCTGCCGCCTTGCAGGATTTGCTGGTGCATGCCGCCAAGGGAATCTCCCAATATTTACATCGCGCCCGTCAACTCGGGGCCAAAGATCGGGAACTGGATGTGCAGGTGGTGGAGCTGTTGTTCACCACGGTGACCAATGTGAATTTTGATCCCGCCCGGCTGGAACAAATGCTGTGGACGGCGATGAAGCAGCGCGATAAGGCCAAGCGCCTTTATGAGAGCGCTTGCGCGCATAACGGGAAGACGGCGGAAAGCCTGTCCGGTCCCGCAACCTGGGTGCCGGCAACGCAACTCGCCGGGCTGTTGGTTCAGGCAATTGACGTGGGGATTGCCAAACGCAAGCAACTGCTGGGCGACGATCTTGCTGGGTTGCAGGAACTGCTGCTGTACGGAATCAAGGGCACGGCCGCCTACGCGGATCATGCGCTGGTGCTGGGATTTGAAGAAGATTCGGTGTATGCCTACTTCGAGGAAGCGCTGGATTACCTGACCGACCCGAAACCCACGGTTGAGAAACTGCTGGGCCTGAACCTGAAATGCGGCGAGGTTAATTTGAAGGTGATGGAAATTCTGGATAGCGCCCACACCAGCTCGTATGGGCATCCCACGCCGACCCCGGTGCCGATCACAGCGGTGCAGGGCAAGGCCATTCTGATTTCCGGCCACGATCTCAAGGACTTGGACGTATTGCTCAAGCAGACGGAAGGCAAGGGGATCAATATTTATACGCACGGCGAAATGCTGCCGGCTCACGGGTACCCGAAACTCAAGGCGTACAAACACCTGGTGGGTAACTACGGTGGTGCCTGGCAGGATCAAGCGGAGGAATTCGCGGCGTTCCCCGGCGCGATCCTGATGACCACGAACTGCCTGCAAAAACCGCAGGACAGCTATGCCAAGCGCATCTTCACCTCTGGCCTGGTTGCCTGGCCCAATACCACGCATATCGGCAACCAGGATTTCACCCCGGTCATCGAAGCCGCCCTGGCGGCCCCGGGCTTTGCCAAGACGGAAGAGGAAAAGACCATTCTCGTCGGGTTTGGGCACAACGCTGTGATGCAGGCGGCGGGTGCGGTGGTCGAAGCCGTGAAATCCGGCGCCATCAAGCACTTTTTCCTCGTGGGCGGTTGTGACGGAGCGCGCACCGGGCGCGATTATTACACGGAATTTGCCGAATCCGTGCCGAAGGATTGCGTGATCCTGACGCTGGCTTGCGGCAAGTATCGCTTCAACAAGCTGGACTTCGGCAACATCGGCGGGATTCCGCGCCTGTTGGATGTCGGCCAATGTAATGACGCGTATTCCGCCATCCAGATTGCGGTGGCGCTGTCCAAAGCGTTCAACTGCGGGGTGAATGATCTGCCGTTATCCATGATCATCTCCTGGTATGAGCAAAAAGCCGTCGCGGTATTGCTGACGCTGTTGCACTTGGGCATCCGAAACATCCGCCTTGGACCGACACTGCCGGCATTCGTTACGCCTAACGTGTTGAACGTACTGGTGGAGAAATTCAACCTGATGCCGATCACAACCGTCGAGAAAGATCTCAAGGCTATCATGGGCTGATCCAATTGCGGGAACGTTTTTAAACCAACCAAACGCCAACGGGCGGGGCTATTCAGCTCCGTCCGACTTTTCTTTTTGGTAGCGAAGAATGGGCAAGGAACAAGCTCAGACCTCCTGATCTCGTGGAATTAGCCTGAGCCCGAAAGCTTGAAAACCAAGCGCAGGTCGGTGCTTGCATTCCGGAAGGGGAAGGGGTAACAACTTTAATAGTGATGCGCTATGAATGCTCATGAAACAACTGTTGTTCCCAAGCCGCGCGGGTGTCGCATGGGTTTGTTTGGCTTTACGCTTGGCGTATCCGCCTTGATGTTTGAATTGATGGTCGGTAACTCATGGGGCGTGCCCCATGTCGTAGCGATTCCTTTCGCTGTCTGCGCGGTGCTTTTCAGTCTTGCGGCATGGTGGCGCATCCGGTCCTCTGCGGGTGCCCTGACTGGCCGATGGGCGGCGATCTGGGGGTTGGTATTGGCGGTGGGTGTGTTGGCAAATTTCGGGCGGTTGGTGATGACTGGTGGTGCGATCAACATCGCTGAAAAGCAACGGAATCAGCGTCACTGTGTGAATCAACTGCGGATGATGGATGGTGCCAAGGAACAATGGGCGTTGGAAAATCATAAGACCGCCGCCGATGCCCCGAAAGAGTCTGATATTTTCGGCCCCAAAAAATATATCCCGGCACGATACATTTGCCCCAGTGGCGGCAGTTATTCGCTGAACAGCATGTCGAACAAGCCCGCCTGTAATTTCCCAGACCACACGCTGTAAGCAGCCATCATTGACCGCAATGAGCGGCGACTGGTTTTACTTGCGGTTCGCGCTTTGCCATCGTGAACGGTATTGATCAGGAGGTGGGCATGCGATTATCTGGCACCGCCCGCAATCGGAAAACTGGTGGAACTTGATCCGGCTATCATTGTTACGCTGCCGTCTGGTTTGGAGGCGGGGTATGTTCCCATCGCTACGCGCCAGGAGGCGGCCGAATCGGTAAGGTCTTTTCGATCACACCCGCTTCAGAAAATAACTTTTGCGCAGTTCCTCCAGATCTTTCACCCGGATATTTGCCAGGGAATTCAGCCGGGGGAAATCCAAATCAAATTGCAGCAGGCGGGTGATTTCGTTGGGGACAATCACACAGAACAGGCCGGCCAGGTAGGCCGCCTTGGCCCCGTTCGGGGAATCCTCGATGGCCATGGCTTCCTGTACGGTCAGGCCGAACCGGGAGAGGCCGCACAGGTATAGTTCCGGGGAGGGTTTGGCGTGACTGACATCGTCAATGGTGGTGATGCTGTCAAATAAATGATCCAGCGCGACATGGCGCAACCAGCGGTCCACCCATTCACGGGGTGAACTGGAGACAATGGCCAGCTTGAGGTCCCGGCCATGCGCGTCTTCCACCAGTTCTTTGATGCCCGGCATCGCGGTGCGTTGCGTGAGGACCTCATGGTAATAATCGCGGCGCTGACGATCCAGGGTTTCCCAATCCAGCGTGCGGCCGATGCGCTCTTCCAGGGCGCGCCGGGGATCAAATTTGCCATACTGACTGCCGATGACCACGGCGTATTCCTCCAGCGTGATGGTCTGCCCGTATTCGGCGTAAAGTTTTTGCCAGCCGATAAAGCCGGGCACTTCGGTTTCGAGGATGACACCATCGAAATCGAACAACAATGCCTGCAAGTCGGAAATCGCTTCCATGCGCGAAAGCTTAATCCAGCCGGAACGAATTTTGCCAGCGCGATTATTTCATCCGCGGCTGGGCGACTTGACGTCATGGGAATCCCCAGTACGTTGATGGCAGGGCAAGTTATGAGTATTGATCCATCTGCGGTCTCATCCGGGCAAACGGGCACAGCCAAGTCGGGTATGCCGGTATTGGTCACCGGCGCCACTGGATTTATTGGCCAGGCCGTGGTTGGCGAATTGCGCGCGGCGGGCCATGCCGTGCGCGTGCTGGTGCGGAATCCCGCTTCCGTCGCGAGTCAACAGCTTATGAAAACGCAAGGCGTGGAATTATGCGCGGGAACATTTTCTGATCGCGAATCGTTAAGCAAGGCGGTGCAGGGAATAGGCGCCATCATTCACTTGGTTGGGATCATCAGCGAAGTGGGGGAGAATACGTTCCAATCCATTCATGTGGAAGCCACCCGCAACCTGCTTGCTGCCGCACAAACATTGGACGCACGGCGGTATCTCCACATGAGTGCGTTGGGTACTCGACCACAGGCGGCTTCGCGCTATCACCAGACCAAATGGGCCGCCGAAGAGTTGGTGCGGCAGAGCGGTTTGGACTGGACCATTTTCCGTCCCTCCATTGTCTATGGTGTCCGGGATCAGTTCACCAATTTCTTTGCCCGCATGGCGCGCTGTTCTCCCGTGATGCCGGTGATGGGGGCAGGGCAGGGGAAGTTGCAGCCCATTGCGGTGGAAAATGTCGCGCAGGCATTCGCGCGGGCGCTGACCGAGCCTAGAGCGATTGGGAGGACCTTTGATTTGTGTGGCCCCGAGGTTTTCACCTTTGAACGGTTATTGAGCATCGTCTTGGCTGAGGCGGGGAGAAAACGCGCATTGGTTCATCTGCCGATGCCAGTGGCCCGGATGCAGGCGCGTTTAATGGAATTGATCTATCCCACCCTATTGCGGCGAGCTTCGCCGCTTACCAGTGATCAACTGCTGATGCTGCAAGAGGACAATGTTGGCGACTCGGAAACGGCGCGGGAATTATTCAAGCTGAAGTTTCGCCCGTTTGCGGAGAGTGTGCGTGCCTATCTCAGAATGATACAGTGATGCCTTGACATCAAACCAGATGATGCCATGATGCCTTTATGAGAACAACGCTCGCCATTGACGATGATGTTTTGGATCAAGCCAAGGCCGCCGCCGCCAGACTCCGGACTCCCTTTCGCCGGGTGATCAACGAGGCGTTGCGCAGTGGGCTCCAAACAATTGCGATGCCTGCCAAAAGCAGACCCTACCGCACGCGTCCGCACAAAATGGGGCTGCGGGACGGACGGAATCTGGATAATATTCAGGAACTTCTGGCGCAGGTTGAAGGAGACGGGCGATCGTGATTTTAGTGGATGCCAACATCCTGCTGTATGCCGAGGATACCCTGAGTCCACGGCATAAGCCGGCACGAGAATGGTGGGATATGCAGATGTCCGGCGCTTCGCCGGTGTGCTTGTGCTGGAACACGCTTGATGCGTTCATTCGCATCAGCACCAATCATCGTATTTTCGAGCATCCGCTCTCCCTGGATGCGGCTTTGGCCCGCGTGCAAGAATGGCTAAACCAGCCCTGCACCCGGATTATTCAGCCAACCGAACGG
This genomic window contains:
- the hcp gene encoding hydroxylamine reductase, whose product is MFCYQCEQTSRGQGCRDLSVCGKDETSAALQDLLVHAAKGISQYLHRARQLGAKDRELDVQVVELLFTTVTNVNFDPARLEQMLWTAMKQRDKAKRLYESACAHNGKTAESLSGPATWVPATQLAGLLVQAIDVGIAKRKQLLGDDLAGLQELLLYGIKGTAAYADHALVLGFEEDSVYAYFEEALDYLTDPKPTVEKLLGLNLKCGEVNLKVMEILDSAHTSSYGHPTPTPVPITAVQGKAILISGHDLKDLDVLLKQTEGKGINIYTHGEMLPAHGYPKLKAYKHLVGNYGGAWQDQAEEFAAFPGAILMTTNCLQKPQDSYAKRIFTSGLVAWPNTTHIGNQDFTPVIEAALAAPGFAKTEEEKTILVGFGHNAVMQAAGAVVEAVKSGAIKHFFLVGGCDGARTGRDYYTEFAESVPKDCVILTLACGKYRFNKLDFGNIGGIPRLLDVGQCNDAYSAIQIAVALSKAFNCGVNDLPLSMIISWYEQKAVAVLLTLLHLGIRNIRLGPTLPAFVTPNVLNVLVEKFNLMPITTVEKDLKAIMG
- a CDS encoding HAD family phosphatase, producing MEAISDLQALLFDFDGVILETEVPGFIGWQKLYAEYGQTITLEEYAVVIGSQYGKFDPRRALEERIGRTLDWETLDRQRRDYYHEVLTQRTAMPGIKELVEDAHGRDLKLAIVSSSPREWVDRWLRHVALDHLFDSITTIDDVSHAKPSPELYLCGLSRFGLTVQEAMAIEDSPNGAKAAYLAGLFCVIVPNEITRLLQFDLDFPRLNSLANIRVKDLEELRKSYFLKRV
- a CDS encoding complex I NDUFA9 subunit family protein — protein: MSIDPSAVSSGQTGTAKSGMPVLVTGATGFIGQAVVGELRAAGHAVRVLVRNPASVASQQLMKTQGVELCAGTFSDRESLSKAVQGIGAIIHLVGIISEVGENTFQSIHVEATRNLLAAAQTLDARRYLHMSALGTRPQAASRYHQTKWAAEELVRQSGLDWTIFRPSIVYGVRDQFTNFFARMARCSPVMPVMGAGQGKLQPIAVENVAQAFARALTEPRAIGRTFDLCGPEVFTFERLLSIVLAEAGRKRALVHLPMPVARMQARLMELIYPTLLRRASPLTSDQLLMLQEDNVGDSETARELFKLKFRPFAESVRAYLRMIQ
- a CDS encoding DUF2191 domain-containing protein; this translates as MRTTLAIDDDVLDQAKAAAARLRTPFRRVINEALRSGLQTIAMPAKSRPYRTRPHKMGLRDGRNLDNIQELLAQVEGDGRS
- a CDS encoding type II toxin-antitoxin system VapC family toxin, which codes for MILVDANILLYAEDTLSPRHKPAREWWDMQMSGASPVCLCWNTLDAFIRISTNHRIFEHPLSLDAALARVQEWLNQPCTRIIQPTERHWIVFQTMLRKSQAVANLVPDAHLAALAMEHGCELFSTDNDFARFPGLKWRNPLAK